In the genome of Drosophila yakuba strain Tai18E2 chromosome 3R, Prin_Dyak_Tai18E2_2.1, whole genome shotgun sequence, one region contains:
- the LOC6537943 gene encoding uncharacterized protein LOC6537943, protein MFPQQGGGGKGTRPQSTHQQNHNHQAQHHQTAHSHHHHLQQQQQQQQEQQQSHTVFVPNHSGLHHHQQQHLLQQQHQQQAAAAAHLQQHIQQQQQQQQQVQAQAQAHHQPVIYYKTQPSYAAHSAAVNNNANGGGAALQLSAAASSNSLVHPLSGGHHGGANGVAPGANLSRALSNPTLPPHFPQSAGLIAPAGGNAGGAAAPYISAAYIPFNPAGPLMGMQPAVTFPTNGAAGAPFYATAPPPHSQQKPLPPNGQQQGPGGATGAGQAQTITYYQLQTAGNNVVSGANSHRGNMRGGQRSTPTAQHANYFTTYAMAPGNAQRPAPTTVAPMMNSRSGALNGAAAFHLPPHTYMPSLALGTPAGMTTPILAPAGMPAPPPQAPGGLHTFAPHLQSNSATTLPSVPSVTGVPAVASGFSTTSLPTPPVTAAPQLGANSDKVCKRKYAIPIIHPDTMENVMDGWKRSVFIKKDSNSTLTQHTALDTALDSDSTMCLYQAPILMDSGSASSLLSGAMVDQQMQTVKSATSISHSVSLEKVAPEALYSEESVAQSPIPKTTDKDQISVIVKDILAHSGNTDDHLSFWQYSDVDNVTETHDSLPLVQSDLNLSDATDASQQPVLFQEQAKKQRPKSANKQSTATPTSIANDVAEAAASGGPGISILSRGQSMLTPAGPSTPPPASRVAQQKPTKSIATTAVPAPAKTTAGSPNRKSSVQAATSTTTSSGASSSTASTPTHASRQLQQQPVNNLQQGKQIPGRPSTAALPPTASRISAAVTLLAGTTNITNTTSSKKQKKAQKRAKELEKKKQKSSITSTTSTQGQNNNGKASGNGNGNAAPEINTINNNAATVTTTSITTLTTTTATAPTTKQGTAAVDDKATAQPTTDTLSATSNNPKVSSILRDKKPMLSPKEQLTSNNNNNEDDIAAEVDSDPESDSKDDSTSNVTGGKSEKHLANEEIVAKFLDSPNTSVEPSETQQLQFLNSSSSVCEEDEPVPVSSVGVANTEENVEVEIKFGDFHEEPRHDTGFICSSTWSSSTISKAAEDDSSQSSKSADNVDCAPKVGEPLSGEKGAGSKKSSPVHETTDSGPGSPKNSQQKGLKSESTSPSPAPQVPKNYRYSIETLRELSKRRDSRKPPLVPCQKGDCISQLFVSRQQQPQQHHGHGQHIQQYQHMSFNESLDYVPGKRGRGHGPNKKHHDGHQQMGGSSGMGNIGSGGGGGISSSSQRHTDIIRVQLSLKEEIKLSECENAWQPGTLRRVSMAGGQDEDDDVEGVLKKVRGILNKLTPDNFEVLLKEMSSIKMDNEAKMTNVMLLIFEKTISEPNFAPTYARFCKVLFHEIKAENKSLFTSSLITRIQHEFESNVNDANAKSKKLQPTMERISQCSDPARKAELRAEMEDLEYQFRRRAWGTVRFIGELFKLQSLTNDRVLNCVESLLEHGCEEKLEYMCKLLTTVGHLLEASLPEQYQLRDRIEKIFRRIQDIINRSRGTSHRQQVHIKISSRVRFMMQDVLDLRLRNWDQPATHQSGQQAARGQRHKQHDDSKDQSHHSTSSGRGGGMNQHQQSTHHQQQKHHNQHGHDGGNYFMQKMPNKQHHENQTLSIDPSKLRFSNSSATDDSIAKLGNSSHYQWRNAGNRPVSSTQVNASTAPPPTSLLKRPGQNYRFLPYQQPPTAMGTAIAPAGGSRSNAEVDDAFDGKQCQELIIKLVEEALNTRDWKPEVLGIWRSHSGSQQSKTLLYLLTDYLHKSTVKRQQRQACGNVFAYLMDKEAVEKDIFDKAYSRFGDDFPDLLVDVPNGWGYVFEFLGPIIHSGQLDLKDIWQRRWLDDFFFAERFVHAFVSYFVHEFGAAYARKLWHNDYKLDRGQLFWSDVRKYREFVQSHSFYFLDNGPGQSQGHCKAKAPTTPRSPVEHVERIRHLLAMSCDMAIDYINTNVAINDNFVRQLTRFLCCDFALTVMTNTHNNNKSGGNSRPLQLNTESFRNSCTPLLRLCIDAQEALEIACIDEAVDSLQQHFMTEFEDEMAAGETICSTFSVLYESEVIPKESFDKWYKLEMAHSRAYRRPFIDKLRGFIEEM, encoded by the exons ATGTTCCCACAACAGGGAGGGGGTGGGAAGGGAACCAGGCCACAGTCGACACATCAGCAGAACCACAACCATCAAGCCCAGCATCACCAGACGGCGCACTCGCATCACCATcacctccagcagcagcaacagcagcagcaggagcaacagcagtcCCACACAGTGTTCGTCCCGAACCACAGCGgtctgcaccaccaccagcagcaacacttgctgcaacagcaacaccaacaacaagcagccgccgccgcccatcTCCAGCAGCACatccaacagcaacagcagcaacaacaacaggtgCAAGCCCAGGCCCAGGCGCATCATCAGCCGGTCATCTACTACAAGACCCAGCCGTCCTACGCCGCCCATTCCGCGGCGGTTAACAACAATGCCAATGGCGGCGGCGCTGCCCTCCAACTGAGCGCCGCCGCCAGCTCCAACTCGTTGGTACATCCACTTAGTGGTGGTCATCATGGTGGAGCAAATGGCGTGGCGCCTGGGGCGAATCTATCCCGTGCTCTGAGCAACCCAACTCTACCACCCCACTTCCCACAATCAGCTGGCCTGATCGCACCTGCCGGCGGAAATGCGGGCGGAGCGGCTGCTCCCTATATTTCCGCAGCCTATATACCCTTTAATCCGGCCGGACCCCTGATGGGCATGCAGCCTGCTGTGACCTTTCCCACTAACGGAGCGGCTGGAGCTCCATTTTATGCGACTGCGCCGCCACCTCATTCACAACAGAAGCCGCTTCCGCCAAATGGTCAACAACAAGGTCCAGGCGGTGCAACGGGAGCTGGCCAAGCGCAGACGATAACTTACTACCAACTTCAAACTGCTGGAAACAATGTGGTTAGCGGTGCCAATTCACATCGTGGCAATATGCGCGGCGGGCAAAGGTCTACACCCACCGCCCAGCATGCCAACTACTTTACCACATATGCCATGGCACCGGGAAATGCCCAACGTCCTGCTCCGACAACTGTGGCTCCCATGATGAACTCGCGCAGCGGTGCCCTGAACGGAGCTGCTGCTTTTCATCTGCCGCCGCACACCTATATGCCCAGTTTGGCATTGGGAACGCCAGCCGGGATGACGACCCCCATTTTGGCTCCGGCTGGAATGCCGGCTCCGCCACCTCAAGCGCCGGGTGGATTGCATACATTTGCTCCGCATTTGCAGAGCAACAGCGCCACCACCTTACCTAGTGTCCCAAGTGTGACTGGAGTTCCCGCGGTGGCCAGTGGCTTTTCAACCACCTCGCTTCCAACTCCTCCAGTAACAGCAGCACCGCAACTGGGGGCCAACAGCGATAAGGTATGCAAGCGCAAATACGCCATTCCCATCATCCATCCTGATACCATGGAGAATGtgatggatggatggaaaAGATCGGTTTTTATAAAAAAGGACTCAAACTCGACACTAACACAGCACACAGCTCTGGATACAGCTCTGGACTCGGATAGTACCATGTGCCTGTACCAGGCGCCCATCCTTATGGACTCTGGCTCGGCGTCATCGCTGTTGTCTGGCGCAATGGTCGATCAGCAGATGCAGACTGTGAAGTCGGCGACTTCTATCAGTCATTCCGTTTCCTTGGAGAAGGTGGCGCCAGAGGCGCTGTATAGCGAAGAATCTGTCGCCCAATCACCAATACCCAAAACAACGGATAAGGATCAGATCAGCGTTATTGTGAAAGACATTCTCGCCCATTCGGGGAACACAGACGACCATCTAAGCTTCTGGCAGTATAGTGACG TGGACAATGTCACGGAGACCCACGATAGCCTGCCGCTGGTACAATCGGATTTAAATCTGTCCGATGCCACCGACGCATCTCAGCAGCCAGTTCTTTTCCAAGAGCAAGCCAAAAAGCAGCGCCCCAAATCGGCCAACAAACAAA GTACAGCTACGCCCACATCCATTGCGAATGACGTTGCTGAGGCAGCAGCCAGCGGTGGCCCAGGCATCTCCATCCTGTCCAGAGGCCAGTCGATGCTAACACCAGCTGGACCCTCGACACCGCCACCAGCTTCGCGTGTCGCCCAGCAGAAGCCAACCAAGTCGATAGCTACCACAGCTGTTCCAGCGCCGGCTAAGACAACAGCGGGTTCACCCAACAGAAAGTCGAGTGTTCAAGCAGCCACCTCGACAACGACGAGCTCGGGTGCCTCCTCGTCGACAGCATCGACACCGACCCACGCATCCAGACAGCTTCAACAGCAGCCTGTTAACAATCTGCAGCAGGGAAAGCAGATTCCAGGAAGACCATCAACTGCAGCATTACCACCGACTGCTTCACGAATCTCGGCCGCCGTTACGCTGCTAGCCGGCACCACAAACATAACCAACACTACTAGCTCCAAGAAGCAGAAAAAGGCCCAAAAACGGGCCAAGGAGCTAGagaagaaaaaacagaaatccTCGATAACAAGCACCACAAGCACTCAAGGCCAGAACAACAATGGCAAGGCcagtggcaatggcaatggcaacgcCGCGCCAGAAATTAACACAATTAACAACAATGCTGCCACAGTGACCACAACATCAATAACCACACTGACCACAACCACGGCAACAGCACCCACAACCAAACAAGGAACGGCGGCTGTCGATGACAAGGCGACGGCGCAACCGACGACTGATACGCTTAGTGCAACTAGTAATAATCCTAAAGTAAGTTCTATTCTAAGAGACAAAAAACCCATGCTCAGTCCCAAGGAGCAATTGacgagcaacaacaacaataatgagGATGACATCGCAGCTGAGGTGGACAGCGATCCTGAAT CTGACAGCAAAGACGACAGCACGTCGAATGTTACCGGAGGAAAGTCGGAGAAGCATTTAGCCAACGAAGAGATTGTGGCCAAGTTCCTGGACAGCCCCAACACATCTGTCGAGCCCTCGGAGACGCAACAGCTGCAATTCCTCAACAGTAGTAGCTCCGTTTGCGAGGAAGACGAGCCAGTTCCGGTGAGCTCTGTGGGAGTGGCCAATACGGAGGAGAATGTTGAGGTCGAAATCAAGTTTGGTGATTTTCATGAGGAGCCACGCCACGACACAGGTTTCATATGCAGCTCCACATGGTCAAGTTCCACGATTAGTAAGGCGGCGGAGGATGACTCTTCGCAAAGCAGCAAGAGTGCAGATAATGTGGACTGTGCTCCCAAGGTTGGCGAACCACTTTCAGGAGAGAAGGGAGCAGGAAGCAAGAAAAGCTCTCCGGTACATGAGACAACCGACTCGGGACCGGGATCCCCCAAAAACAGTCAACAAAAAGGGCTCAAGTCGGAGAGCACCAGCCCGAGTCCCGCTCCCCAGGTCCCCAAGAACTATCGCTACAGCATTGAAACCCTACGTGAGCTTTCCAAGCGAAGAGACTCACGTAAGCCACCTCTGGTGCCCTGCCAGAAAGGCGACTGCATCTCTCAGCTGTTCGTGTCGCGccaacagcagccgcaacagcacCATGGTCACGGCCAGCACATCCAGCAGTACCAGCATATGAGCTTTAACGAATCATTGGACTATGTGCCTGGTAAGCGTGGTCGTGGTCACGGACCCAACAAGAAGCACCACGACGGGCATCAGCAAATGGGCGGCTCCAGTGGTATGGGCAACATTGGAAgtggcggaggaggtggaaTCTCGAGCTCCAGTCAGCGGCACACGGACATCATTCGGGTGCAGCTATCTCTTAAGGAGGAGATCAAGCTATCCGAGTGCGAGAATGCATGGCAACCGGGTACTCTGCGTCGCGTCTCAATGGCCGGTGGTCAGGATGAAGACGACGATGTCGAGGGAGTGCTGAAAAAGGTGCGCGGTATTCTTAATAAACTTACGCCGGATAACTTTGAGGTGCTGCTTAAGGAGATGTCTAGCATTAAGATGGACAACGAGGCGAAAATGACAAAC GTCATGCTGCTGATCTTTGAGAAGACAATTAGTGAACCGAACTTTGCACCCACATATGCCCGCTTCTGCAAAGTACTTTTCCACGAAATCAAGGCCGAAAACAAGTCCCTTTTCACCAGCTCATTGATCACGCGCATTCAGCATGAGTTTGAATCAAATGTAAATGATGCCAACGCAAAGTCCAAGAAGCTGCAGCCAACAATGGAGCGGATCAGCCAGTGCTCGGACCCAGCAAGAAAAGCGGAGCTGCGCGCCGAAATGGAGGATCTGGAATACCAGTTCAGACGACGAGCTTGGGGTACTGTTCGTTTCATCGGCGAGCTTTTTAAGCTGCAGTCGCTGACCAACGATCGAGTTCTCAATTGCGTGGAGTCGCTACTCGAACACGGGTGTGAGGAGAAACTGGAGTATATGTGCAAGCTACTGACCACAGTGGGCCATCTGCTGGAAGCTAGTCTGCCGGAGCAATACCAGCTGAGGGATCGCATTGAGAAGATATTTCGCCGCATCCAGGACATTATAAACCGTTCCCGAGGAACGTCGCACCGCCAACAGGTCCACATTAAGATCAGCAGTCGAGTGCGGTTTATGATGCAAGATGTGCTCGACCTGAGGCTGCGCAACTGGGATCAGCCGGCAACGCATCAGTCAGGACAGCAGGCCGCACGCGGTCAGCGGCACAAGCAGCACGACGACTCTAAGGATCAGTCCCACCACAGCACTAGCAGTGGGCGTGGAGGTGGCATGAATCAGCACCAGCAGTCCACtcatcaccagcagcaaaAGCATCATAACCAGCACGGTCACGATGGCGGAAACTATTTCATGCAGAAGATGCCGAACAAACAGCATCACGAGAATCAGACCCTGAGCATAGATCCCAGCAAGTTGCGATTTAGCAACAGCAGTGCCACCGACGATTCGATTGCTAAGCTAGGCAACTCTTCGCACTACCAGTGGCGCAATGCCGGTAACCGTCCGGTCAGTTCGACGCAAGTAAATGCATCAACTGCGCCTCCGCCTACATCCTTGTTGAAACGACCGGGGCAAAACTACAGATTCTTGCCGTATCAGCAGCCTCCGACGGCCATGGGCACTGCTATTGCCCCTGCAGGCGGTAGCAGAAGCAATGCGGAAGTAGATGACGCATTCGATGGTAAGCAATGCCAGGAGCTCATCATCAAGCTTGTCGAGGAGGCTCTCAACACACGCGACTGGAAACCGGAAGTTCTGGGCATATGGCGTTCGCATAGCGGCTCGCAACAATCGAAGACTTTGCTCTACTTACTGACTGACTACCTGCACAAGTCTACGGTGAAGCGTCAGCAGCGGCAGGCCTGCGGCAATGTTTTTGCTTACCTAATGGACAAGGAAGCCGTGGAGAAGGATATTTTCGATAAGGCGTACTCTCGGTTCGGCGACGATTTTCCCGATCTGCTAGTGGATGTACCTAACGGCTGGGGATATGTATTCGAGTTCCTGGGACCCATCATACACTCGGGCCAATTGGACCTTAAAGATATTTGGCAGCGGCGCTGGCTGGATGACTTCTTCTTTGCCGAGCGCTTTGTGCACGCCTTCGTCAGCTACTTTGTTCATGAATTCGGAGCCGCCTATGCCCGCAAGTTGTGGCACAACGACTACAAGCTAGATCGAGGTCAGCTTTTCTGGAGCGACGTGCGCAAGTATCGGGAGTTTGTGCAGTCGCATAGTTTTTACTTCCTGGACAACGGACCCGGACAGAGTCAAGGACATTGCAAAGCTAAGGCGCCCACAACTCCACGTTCGCCGGTGGAGCACGTAGAGCGGATTAGACACCTGTTAGCAATGTCCTGCGACATGGCCATCGACTACATAAACACCAATGTAGCCATCAATGACAACTTTGTGAGGCAGCTCACTAGATTCCTGTGCTGTGATTTCGCCCTAACTGTGATGACAAATacccacaacaacaacaaaagcggcgGCAACTCTAGACCGCTGCAGCTGAACACCGAGAGCTTCCGGAACAGTTGCACTCCACTACTGCGACTGTGTATCGACGCCCAGGAGGCGCTGGAGATCGCTTGCATTGACGAGGCTGTGGACTCTCTGCAGCAGCACTTTATGACCGAGTTCGAGGACGAGATGGCCGCCGGCGAAACTATCTGCAGCACGTTCAGCGTGCTGTACGAGAGCGAGGTGATCCCCAAGGAGTCGTTCGACAAGTGGTATAAGCTAGAAATGGCGCATTCGAGAGCCTACCGCCGCCCATTCATTGACAAGCTGCGCGGTTTTATCGAGGAGATGTAG